The proteins below come from a single Pyramidobacter porci genomic window:
- a CDS encoding NCS2 family permease — translation MFEKLFKIKAAGSSVHTEIMAGITTFMTMGYIIFVNPNIMANAGMPFDAVMVATCLASAFATALMAFLANYPIGLSTGMGLNAFFAFSVVLSMKVSWQVALAAIFVEGVIFILLTLTKIREAVINSIPKTLKVGIAAGIGFFIALIGLIGCGIVVDNPATLVSVGDLTSKPALVAIFGFLVIVCLECHRVRGAVLWGILASTLAAIPAGLTKVPASFVSMPPSIAPLFCKMDFSMIGTATFWGIVFTFFFVDFFDTVGTLVGVTTRAGMLDGKGNLPRASQALMADAIGTVAGSVLGVSTVTSFVESASGVEQGGRTGLTALTTAVLFLLAVFFSPLVAMVPSAATSPALVMVGIYMMMSLRDLDFSDFSNTIPAAVAIFTMPFTYSIGNGIEFSTLTFVVTKVLGGKIKEISPILWLLALLFLAKESSSWWLPAVAAIF, via the coding sequence ATGTTCGAGAAGTTGTTCAAGATCAAAGCGGCGGGCAGCTCCGTCCATACGGAGATCATGGCCGGGATCACGACGTTCATGACGATGGGGTACATCATTTTCGTCAATCCCAACATCATGGCGAACGCCGGCATGCCGTTCGACGCCGTGATGGTGGCCACGTGTCTGGCCAGCGCTTTCGCCACGGCGCTGATGGCGTTTCTGGCCAATTATCCGATCGGCCTGTCCACGGGGATGGGGCTGAACGCCTTTTTCGCTTTCTCCGTCGTCCTCTCGATGAAGGTTTCCTGGCAGGTCGCGCTGGCGGCGATCTTCGTCGAGGGCGTCATCTTCATCCTGCTGACGCTGACGAAGATCCGCGAGGCCGTCATCAACAGCATCCCCAAAACTCTCAAGGTGGGCATCGCGGCCGGCATTGGTTTTTTCATCGCTCTGATCGGACTGATCGGCTGCGGCATCGTCGTCGATAACCCGGCGACGCTCGTTTCCGTCGGCGACCTTACTTCAAAGCCCGCCCTGGTCGCCATTTTCGGCTTCCTCGTGATCGTCTGTCTCGAGTGCCACCGCGTCAGGGGCGCCGTGCTGTGGGGGATCCTCGCCTCCACGCTGGCCGCGATCCCCGCCGGGCTCACGAAAGTGCCGGCTTCTTTCGTGTCCATGCCGCCTTCCATCGCGCCGCTGTTCTGCAAGATGGACTTTTCCATGATCGGCACGGCGACGTTCTGGGGCATTGTCTTCACGTTTTTCTTCGTCGATTTCTTCGACACCGTCGGCACTCTGGTCGGCGTCACCACGCGCGCCGGCATGCTGGACGGAAAGGGCAACCTGCCCCGCGCCAGCCAGGCGTTGATGGCCGACGCCATCGGCACGGTGGCCGGCTCGGTCCTCGGCGTTTCCACCGTTACCTCCTTCGTCGAGAGCGCTTCCGGCGTCGAGCAGGGCGGCCGCACCGGGCTCACCGCGCTGACGACGGCGGTCCTCTTCCTGCTGGCCGTTTTCTTCAGCCCGCTCGTGGCCATGGTCCCCAGCGCCGCAACTTCCCCCGCCCTGGTCATGGTCGGCATTTACATGATGATGAGCCTTCGCGACCTGGATTTCAGCGATTTCTCCAACACGATCCCCGCGGCCGTCGCCATCTTCACGATGCCTTTCACGTACAGCATCGGCAACGGCATCGAGTTCAGCACGCTCACTTTCGTCGTCACCAAGGTTTTGGGCGGCAAGATCAAGGAGATCAGCCCGATCCTCTGGCTGCTGGCGCTGCTGTTTCTGGCCAAGGAAAGCAGCTCGTGGTGGCTGCCGGCCGTCGCGGCGATATTTTAA
- the ade gene encoding adenine deaminase, producing the protein MDYRKLTSQARGASPADCVIKNAKVPNLFSGEIEEADVAVSDGLVVGVGTGYRGREEFDAAGKFLVPGFIEAHCHIESTMLTPRGFAELVLPHGTTTVFADPHEIANTSSFEGLRFMREASDGLPVDIYLNAPSCVPASPFETPHEILEAGAIARMFAEGLCRGLGEMMNYPGVVGGDRGTWEKILASRGQARNGHAPCLTGKDLNAYLLSRCNSDHECSSYEEALDKLRRGCWVMLRQGATEHNLAALAPLVAEDERRASRCMLVSDDLSAAVLHDEGDLDRILRLAVKNGISPVSALRMVTLNPAEFNRIYDLGAIAPGYRADMALLDNLEDFNVLHVWKNGRTAAFPRRKPLRSASFPGVSGNGCTLTADDLKIPARGRLRVIAVVPGEVITRERIVDGAVVNGEFTACPSRDLAKMAVVNRNTAQRRIGRGFVAGLGLRRGALGSSVAHDAHNFSVAGMDDRSMLTAFEAIREKGGLVAADGSEVLFHLPLPIAGLMSDLPPEALLRDFSRLLDAAKKLGTPLPNPFMVLSFLSLSVIPSLKLTDHGYVDLAQGGLVPLSVQ; encoded by the coding sequence GTGGATTATCGGAAGTTGACGTCACAGGCCCGCGGCGCAAGCCCCGCCGACTGTGTCATCAAAAACGCGAAGGTGCCCAATCTCTTCTCCGGCGAGATCGAAGAAGCGGACGTCGCCGTGAGCGACGGACTCGTCGTCGGCGTCGGAACGGGATACCGCGGACGGGAGGAATTCGACGCCGCGGGGAAATTCCTCGTGCCCGGCTTTATCGAAGCGCACTGCCATATCGAAAGCACGATGCTGACGCCGCGCGGGTTCGCCGAGCTGGTGCTGCCTCACGGCACGACGACAGTGTTCGCCGATCCGCACGAGATCGCCAACACCTCTTCTTTCGAAGGGCTCCGCTTCATGCGCGAAGCGAGCGACGGGCTTCCAGTGGACATCTATTTGAACGCGCCCTCGTGCGTTCCCGCCTCGCCGTTTGAAACGCCGCACGAGATCCTCGAAGCCGGCGCGATCGCGCGGATGTTCGCCGAGGGGCTGTGCCGCGGGCTGGGCGAGATGATGAACTATCCCGGCGTCGTCGGCGGCGACCGGGGCACGTGGGAAAAGATTCTCGCCTCGCGGGGACAGGCCCGCAACGGACACGCGCCCTGCCTGACGGGAAAAGATCTCAACGCTTACCTGCTGTCGCGCTGCAACTCCGACCACGAATGCAGCTCTTACGAGGAAGCGCTCGACAAGCTTCGCCGCGGCTGCTGGGTGATGCTGCGCCAGGGAGCGACGGAGCACAATCTGGCGGCTTTGGCGCCGCTGGTCGCCGAGGACGAACGGCGGGCCAGCCGCTGCATGCTGGTCAGCGACGACTTGAGCGCCGCCGTGCTTCACGACGAAGGGGACTTGGATCGGATCCTGCGCCTGGCCGTGAAAAACGGAATCTCCCCCGTCAGCGCCCTGCGCATGGTGACGCTGAACCCGGCGGAGTTCAACCGCATTTACGACCTCGGGGCCATTGCGCCCGGTTACCGCGCCGATATGGCGCTGTTGGACAATCTCGAGGATTTCAACGTCCTTCATGTCTGGAAAAACGGCAGGACCGCGGCGTTCCCCCGCCGAAAACCGCTCCGCAGCGCGAGTTTCCCCGGCGTCAGCGGCAACGGCTGCACGTTGACGGCCGACGATCTGAAGATCCCGGCGCGGGGCAGGCTTCGCGTCATCGCAGTCGTTCCCGGGGAAGTCATCACCCGCGAACGGATCGTCGACGGCGCGGTAGTGAACGGGGAATTCACGGCGTGCCCGTCCCGCGACCTCGCGAAGATGGCCGTCGTGAACCGAAACACCGCGCAGAGAAGGATCGGCCGCGGATTCGTCGCCGGGCTGGGACTGCGGCGCGGCGCTCTGGGCTCGTCCGTGGCGCACGACGCGCACAACTTCAGCGTCGCCGGCATGGACGACCGCTCGATGCTGACGGCGTTCGAAGCCATCCGGGAAAAGGGCGGACTGGTCGCAGCCGACGGAAGCGAGGTCCTGTTCCATCTGCCGCTGCCGATCGCCGGGCTGATGAGCGACCTTCCGCCCGAAGCGCTGCTGAGGGATTTCAGTCGGCTGCTGGACGCCGCGAAAAAACTCGGCACGCCGCTCCCCAATCCGTTCATGGTGCTCAGTTTCCTCTCGCTGTCCGTGATCCCTTCGCTGAAGCTGACCGATCATGGCTACGTCGACCTCGCCCAGGGCGGCCTGGTGCCGCTCAGCGTTCAATAA